A single region of the Anaerostipes rhamnosivorans genome encodes:
- a CDS encoding LacI family DNA-binding transcriptional regulator: MPKKITMADVAEMAGVTKSTVSRFFNGGYVKKSTRDKIQKVIEQYNYVPNTFARLKAKESSVIGVVVPTLNSKVTSRVITSIDRYLRERGYTTLIKNSDHDIDLELQNIQKLIHLNVDGILISSIAMTKDHKKIFEETQIPVVVLAQDYEEGISIIDDDYNAGKYVGEYIGKTGHKKVGYIGVYETDVAVGLHRKDGVLDGLKAYGIVEPVLAKSDYSFIGGQKCTREILEEEKVDAIICATDRLAFGAYKVLQEKGLRIPEDVSVVGFGGYDESSLLTPELTTLKFDSYGMGYLGAETILKMLKGEPVSKKQIVEYEFIQGNSVKLEDLKDYNKG; this comes from the coding sequence ATGCCAAAAAAAATAACAATGGCTGATGTGGCCGAGATGGCGGGAGTAACAAAAAGTACAGTTTCCCGTTTTTTTAATGGGGGATATGTCAAAAAGTCTACGAGGGATAAGATTCAAAAGGTGATCGAGCAGTACAATTATGTACCGAATACATTTGCGAGGCTGAAAGCCAAAGAGAGCAGTGTGATCGGCGTGGTTGTCCCTACTTTGAATTCAAAGGTTACAAGCCGTGTCATTACAAGCATTGACCGTTATCTGAGAGAGAGAGGATACACCACATTGATCAAGAATTCTGATCATGATATCGACCTGGAGCTTCAGAATATCCAGAAGCTGATTCATTTGAATGTGGACGGGATACTGATCAGTTCAATCGCCATGACCAAGGACCATAAGAAGATTTTTGAGGAGACTCAGATTCCCGTGGTGGTACTGGCCCAGGATTATGAGGAAGGGATCTCTATTATTGACGATGACTATAACGCTGGAAAATATGTCGGTGAATATATTGGAAAGACCGGCCATAAGAAAGTGGGATATATCGGCGTCTACGAAACCGATGTGGCAGTAGGACTGCACAGGAAAGATGGAGTTCTGGACGGTTTAAAGGCCTACGGGATTGTGGAACCGGTTCTGGCGAAAAGCGATTACAGCTTTATCGGAGGACAGAAGTGCACAAGGGAGATCCTTGAGGAAGAAAAGGTGGATGCCATTATCTGTGCCACGGACCGTCTGGCATTCGGAGCCTACAAAGTTCTGCAGGAGAAGGGCTTAAGGATACCGGAGGATGTATCGGTTGTGGGGTTCGGCGGATATGATGAGAGCAGTCTGCTGACTCCGGAGCTCACGACCTTAAAGTTTGATTCCTATGGTATGGGATACCTGGGAGCGGAGACGATTCTTAAGATGTTAAAAGGGGAACCGGTTTCCAAGAAACAGATCGTAGAATATGAATTCATACAGGGGAACAGCGTAAAACTTGAGGATTTAAAGGATTATAACAAGGGATAA
- a CDS encoding sucrose-specific PTS transporter subunit IIBC: MDYAKIASQVIANVGGKENIKSVAHCATRLRFQLKNNDLRNEDAISDLEGVKGVFLTQSQFQIIFGSGLVNLVCDEVQKQIGDVPSTAGEEEKEEKQGSVIQRFVKMLSDIFVPIIPAIVAGGLLMGLNNILTAGLFDGRSIIELYPQWKGLTDAVNTFANAPFTFLPVLIGFSATKKFGGNPFLGAAMGMIMVHPDLLNAYQIGIGQAPVWDIFGFHIQAIGYQGTVLPVLAVSWILAQIEKRLHKVTPTWLDNLTTPLLSIIVTAFLTFICVGPVLREAGNLLADGITWVYNTLGAAGGGLFGLVYAPITMTGLHHSFIAIETQLLAAKAVTGGSFIFTTASMNNVAQGAAVLAVLFLTKDQKMKSICSASGVSALLGITEPAMFGVTLKLKYPFYAAIIGSAVGSAYAAATKTLAQALGAAGLPGFISMNPDHFLHFGIGLVLSMAVSAGLTVVFWKKYNLGGTPDTVKPAPQVEQKPEAIETKQPEVKETVLYSPMKGEVLPITESEDPAFASKAMGDGIAVNPSEGTVYAPCDGTVTMIFPTKHAVAIQAETGNSFLIHAGIDTVKMEGEGFETFVEAGTKLKQGDKILTFDMDLVKEKGYSTQTMMMLAEGDGQVEVISKTDADTNTQVMIVR, from the coding sequence ATGGATTATGCAAAGATTGCAAGCCAGGTCATCGCCAATGTGGGCGGTAAAGAAAATATTAAATCTGTGGCACACTGTGCGACCAGGCTTCGTTTTCAGCTGAAGAATAATGATTTGAGGAATGAGGATGCCATCAGTGACCTAGAGGGGGTTAAGGGAGTGTTTTTGACACAGTCCCAGTTCCAGATCATCTTTGGTTCCGGACTAGTGAATTTGGTCTGTGATGAAGTACAGAAACAGATTGGGGATGTACCTTCCACAGCCGGCGAGGAGGAAAAAGAAGAGAAACAGGGATCAGTGATACAGCGTTTTGTAAAGATGCTGAGTGATATTTTCGTTCCGATCATCCCGGCCATTGTAGCAGGCGGTCTGTTGATGGGGCTTAACAACATTTTAACAGCAGGATTGTTTGACGGAAGATCAATCATTGAATTATATCCACAGTGGAAGGGTCTTACAGATGCAGTCAATACATTTGCAAATGCACCGTTTACGTTCCTGCCGGTGCTGATCGGATTCAGTGCCACTAAGAAGTTTGGCGGCAATCCGTTCTTAGGTGCGGCCATGGGTATGATCATGGTTCATCCGGACCTTTTAAATGCTTATCAGATCGGGATTGGACAGGCGCCGGTATGGGATATCTTTGGATTCCACATCCAGGCCATCGGCTACCAGGGAACGGTACTCCCTGTATTAGCAGTCTCCTGGATCCTGGCACAGATTGAAAAAAGACTTCATAAAGTGACGCCTACCTGGCTTGACAATCTTACAACACCATTGTTATCTATCATTGTTACGGCATTTTTGACCTTCATCTGCGTAGGACCGGTATTAAGAGAAGCAGGAAACTTATTGGCAGACGGTATCACATGGGTATACAACACACTTGGGGCAGCCGGCGGCGGGCTTTTCGGATTGGTCTATGCGCCGATCACTATGACTGGTCTTCATCACAGCTTTATCGCCATTGAAACACAGCTGCTGGCAGCTAAGGCAGTCACCGGCGGAAGCTTTATCTTTACAACAGCAAGTATGAACAACGTGGCACAGGGAGCGGCAGTTTTGGCAGTTTTGTTCCTCACAAAAGACCAGAAAATGAAATCTATCTGTTCTGCATCAGGCGTCTCAGCATTGCTGGGAATTACAGAACCAGCCATGTTCGGTGTGACACTGAAATTAAAATATCCTTTCTATGCGGCCATCATCGGGTCTGCTGTGGGAAGTGCATATGCGGCGGCAACAAAAACACTGGCACAGGCACTTGGGGCAGCGGGGCTTCCTGGATTTATCTCCATGAACCCGGATCACTTCCTTCACTTTGGTATCGGATTGGTCCTCTCTATGGCAGTATCAGCAGGGCTTACCGTGGTCTTCTGGAAGAAATACAATCTTGGAGGTACACCAGATACTGTAAAACCGGCACCACAAGTTGAGCAAAAACCAGAAGCTATTGAGACAAAACAGCCAGAAGTGAAAGAAACCGTGCTTTATTCTCCGATGAAGGGGGAGGTGCTTCCGATCACAGAGTCAGAGGATCCGGCCTTTGCTTCCAAAGCCATGGGAGACGGAATCGCCGTGAATCCTTCTGAGGGGACCGTATATGCTCCATGTGACGGCACAGTTACGATGATATTTCCGACAAAGCACGCAGTTGCCATACAGGCCGAGACTGGAAACAGCTTTCTGATCCATGCGGGTATTGATACGGTGAAAATGGAAGGGGAAGGCTTCGAGACCTTCGTGGAAGCCGGAACAAAGCTAAAACAGGGAGACAAGATCCTTACATTTGATATGGACCTGGTGAAAGAAAAAGGCTATAGTACCCAGACTATGATGATGTTAGCGGAGGGCGACGGCCAGGTGGAAGTCATCTCAAAGACAGATGCAGATACAAACACACAGGTAATGATTGTTAGATAA
- a CDS encoding YczE/YyaS/YitT family protein, giving the protein MEKCKRYSLFLIGLFISSFGVSLITKADLGTSPISSIPYVMSLGYRFTLGQFTIVLSLFLIMLQMIILKKRFKKEDLLQIPVSVLFGYFIDFTMLLIQNFQPEAYIVKLAALLAGCLVLGFGVYIEVLANVVMLPGESFVRAVSSTWNTDFGMTKVCFDAAMTVFAGAMSFVLFHNLHGVREGTIVAALAVGIIAKFFGRILDFVEPKLFNV; this is encoded by the coding sequence ATGGAGAAATGTAAGAGGTACAGTTTATTTTTGATCGGATTATTTATCAGTTCTTTTGGAGTCAGCCTGATCACAAAGGCAGATCTGGGAACATCACCAATCTCATCCATACCATACGTGATGAGTCTTGGATACAGATTTACTTTGGGGCAGTTTACCATTGTATTAAGCCTGTTTTTGATCATGCTGCAGATGATTATACTGAAAAAAAGGTTTAAAAAAGAGGACCTTCTTCAGATACCGGTATCGGTATTGTTTGGATATTTCATTGACTTTACAATGCTGTTGATCCAGAACTTCCAGCCAGAAGCTTATATAGTAAAACTTGCGGCGTTGCTGGCCGGATGCCTGGTGCTTGGTTTTGGCGTGTATATAGAAGTGCTGGCCAATGTGGTTATGCTGCCCGGAGAATCCTTTGTCAGAGCAGTCTCGTCCACATGGAACACAGACTTTGGGATGACCAAGGTCTGCTTTGACGCGGCTATGACTGTTTTTGCCGGGGCGATGTCATTTGTTCTATTCCACAATCTGCATGGAGTCAGGGAAGGTACAATCGTGGCAGCGCTGGCCGTTGGGATCATTGCGAAATTCTTTGGCAGAATCTTGGATTTTGTTGAACCGAAGCTATTTAATGTATGA
- a CDS encoding MarR family winged helix-turn-helix transcriptional regulator produces MEHSFHYMLMVNQSIFHKKLFDYLKPSDLTLGQPKVLDYLKDFDGMTQKDIAKACQIEPTSAAKVLQGMEEKGMIERRMLNGNRRSLHVFLTEKGRKLQKEVEDAFQALEREAFRGMEREEISRFMESFFTIYENLQRMGGQKDK; encoded by the coding sequence ATGGAACATTCTTTTCATTATATGCTGATGGTCAACCAGTCCATTTTTCATAAAAAGCTGTTTGACTATCTCAAGCCCTCAGACCTTACCTTGGGACAGCCGAAAGTACTGGACTATCTAAAAGACTTTGACGGTATGACACAAAAGGACATTGCAAAAGCATGTCAGATAGAACCTACGTCCGCAGCTAAAGTACTTCAAGGGATGGAAGAAAAGGGAATGATTGAGCGCAGGATGCTCAATGGCAACCGAAGATCACTGCATGTTTTTCTCACGGAAAAGGGGAGAAAACTTCAGAAGGAGGTAGAAGATGCGTTTCAGGCGCTGGAGAGGGAGGCGTTCCGGGGAATGGAAAGAGAAGAGATCAGCCGTTTTATGGAATCCTTTTTTACAATATATGAAAATCTTCAGCGTATGGGTGGGCAAAAAGATAAGTAG
- a CDS encoding glycoside hydrolase family 32 protein, whose amino-acid sequence MFKKYNKVLKEDYEKWYAEHENDREAVAKDPMRLKFHLMPKTGWLNDPNGLCQFCGTYHIYYQYTPFEPTGELKLWGHYTTKDFVSFVDEGPVLFPDSEFDAHGVYSGSAFVKGDTIHYFYTGNLKYFDRDDYDYINSGRGSNTIHVTSKDGYQFSKKELLMTTDDYPQDMSCHVRDPKIIQKGDDYYMVQGARDKNSQGLILMFHSKDLTHWEYFDRIVPKEPFGYMWECPDLFELDGQMMLVTCPQGVEAEGINYQNVHQCTAIRIKYDFENKSYEISGNDEFQQLDRGFDFYAPQTFEDEQGRRILIGWMGIPDAQYTNPTTERGWQHALTIPRELHMKNGRLIQQPIREIEKLRKGELVCSFSDKGRMESNLKLYEAEFHFTECTDAVLTLKKGVTLSYRDGLLTLDLGDCGAGRTTRSVRIGELRDLRIFADTTSLEIFVNGGEEVFTTRVYSSQGELSIDGDCAGTMKIYCLRPLEIGEKE is encoded by the coding sequence ATGTTTAAGAAGTATAATAAAGTATTGAAAGAAGACTATGAAAAGTGGTATGCTGAACATGAAAACGACAGAGAAGCAGTAGCAAAAGATCCGATGAGGCTTAAGTTTCATCTGATGCCGAAAACGGGATGGCTCAACGATCCCAACGGACTGTGCCAGTTTTGCGGGACTTACCATATCTATTATCAGTACACCCCGTTTGAACCTACTGGAGAACTAAAGCTTTGGGGACATTATACGACGAAAGATTTTGTTTCCTTTGTAGATGAAGGACCGGTCCTGTTCCCGGATTCGGAGTTTGACGCCCACGGCGTCTACTCCGGTTCCGCCTTTGTAAAAGGGGACACCATTCATTACTTCTACACCGGGAATCTAAAGTATTTTGACAGGGATGATTATGATTACATCAATTCAGGAAGAGGCAGCAACACTATTCATGTAACCAGCAAGGACGGGTATCAGTTTTCTAAAAAGGAACTTTTGATGACAACCGATGACTATCCCCAAGATATGAGCTGCCACGTGCGTGATCCCAAGATCATTCAGAAGGGTGACGATTATTATATGGTTCAGGGAGCCAGGGATAAAAACAGCCAGGGGCTGATTCTTATGTTCCACTCCAAGGACCTAACCCATTGGGAGTACTTTGACAGGATCGTTCCGAAGGAGCCATTTGGTTACATGTGGGAATGTCCTGACCTGTTTGAACTGGACGGACAGATGATGCTGGTTACCTGCCCTCAGGGGGTAGAGGCGGAAGGGATCAACTATCAGAATGTCCATCAGTGTACAGCCATAAGGATCAAATATGATTTTGAAAACAAGTCATATGAGATCAGCGGGAATGATGAATTCCAGCAGTTGGACAGGGGATTTGATTTCTATGCGCCGCAGACGTTTGAGGACGAACAGGGCAGAAGGATCCTGATCGGATGGATGGGAATTCCGGATGCCCAGTATACCAACCCTACCACGGAGCGGGGATGGCAGCATGCACTGACGATTCCAAGAGAACTGCATATGAAGAATGGAAGGCTCATTCAGCAGCCAATCCGTGAGATTGAGAAGCTGAGAAAGGGCGAATTGGTTTGTTCATTCTCTGATAAAGGCAGGATGGAAAGTAATCTGAAGCTCTATGAGGCTGAATTCCATTTTACTGAATGCACCGATGCGGTTCTGACATTAAAGAAGGGTGTTACCTTATCCTACAGAGACGGACTGCTGACACTTGATCTGGGTGACTGCGGAGCCGGAAGGACAACCAGAAGCGTTAGGATCGGGGAACTGAGAGACTTAAGGATTTTTGCGGATACGACTTCTCTAGAGATTTTTGTAAACGGCGGTGAGGAAGTTTTCACCACCAGAGTATACAGCAGCCAGGGCGAGCTGAGCATAGATGGTGACTGTGCAGGAACCATGAAGATCTACTGCCTGCGGCCTTTAGAGATAGGAGAAAAAGAATGA
- a CDS encoding flavodoxin domain-containing protein: protein MKKTAVIYSSVYGSTKEYAHWIAESLSADLYENKNLDASVLKPYDLLIYGGGLYAGGVSGISLISKHPELIRDKKVFVFTCGVADPKDPKNVEHILSSLDSVFSAELKQLISFYHLRGRMNYDLLKPKHRLMMWMMKKMLLKKKPEERTEEDNGILDTYGAVADFVDRDSISPIIEEAKL, encoded by the coding sequence ATGAAAAAAACTGCCGTAATATACTCTTCTGTCTATGGATCAACAAAAGAATACGCCCATTGGATCGCTGAATCTCTTTCCGCTGACTTATATGAAAACAAAAACCTGGACGCATCAGTCCTTAAGCCATATGATCTACTGATCTACGGAGGCGGTCTCTATGCCGGAGGTGTCAGCGGTATCTCACTGATCTCCAAGCATCCGGAATTGATACGGGACAAAAAAGTCTTTGTCTTCACATGCGGCGTTGCCGATCCAAAGGATCCCAAAAATGTAGAACATATTTTATCCTCATTAGATTCTGTTTTCTCAGCAGAATTAAAGCAGCTGATCTCCTTCTACCATCTGCGGGGCAGAATGAATTATGATCTTCTGAAGCCAAAGCATCGGCTCATGATGTGGATGATGAAAAAAATGCTCTTGAAGAAAAAGCCGGAAGAACGGACGGAGGAGGACAACGGAATCCTCGATACTTATGGGGCTGTCGCAGATTTTGTAGACCGGGACAGTATTTCCCCCATCATAGAGGAGGCGAAATTATGA
- a CDS encoding MarR family winged helix-turn-helix transcriptional regulator produces the protein MKLKNYDSRHLLFGTLFAVNNKLQSIGDRFYEEITTKQWFLLAALSTFEEAPTFNELSSLMGSSHQNVKQIALKLQQKGYVKIESDASDRRKSRIHLTEKFKELQLAYASKETQFLDQLFKDISESQLHTALETLNTMINNMEECDL, from the coding sequence ATGAAACTTAAAAATTATGATAGCAGACATCTGTTGTTTGGAACTTTATTTGCTGTTAACAATAAACTGCAGTCCATCGGTGACCGCTTTTATGAAGAAATTACCACAAAACAATGGTTCCTTCTGGCTGCCCTTTCTACATTTGAAGAGGCCCCCACTTTTAATGAACTATCGTCTCTAATGGGCAGCTCCCATCAAAATGTAAAACAGATTGCCCTTAAGCTCCAGCAGAAAGGCTATGTAAAAATAGAATCTGACGCTTCTGACCGGAGAAAAAGCCGGATCCACCTTACCGAAAAGTTCAAAGAACTGCAGCTGGCTTATGCCTCTAAGGAAACTCAATTTTTGGATCAATTATTTAAGGATATATCTGAGTCCCAGCTTCACACTGCACTTGAAACTCTGAATACCATGATAAACAATATGGAGGAATGTGACCTATGA
- a CDS encoding [FeFe] hydrogenase, group A, which yields MSRHLPVDVRVPIDCDNPSIMRQEEKCIQCGQCRNICKDYISVLGTYSLSQTGDRAVCINCGQCANVCPVESITETYEYQEIKEAVKDPEKIVVVSTSPSVRAALGEEFGMEDGAFVQGKMVALLRALGADYVLDTNFSADLTIMEEASELIERITEGTKPLPQFTSCCPAWVKFAEIYYPELIDHISTAKSPIGMQGPTIKTYFAKMMGIDPEKIVNVALTPCTAKKFEIRREEMKDAGGYLGKQDMRDMDHVITTREAALWAKEEAIDFLSLEDSDFDKFMGEGSGAGVIFGNSGGVMEAALRTAYKFITKKKSPELLYDLKSVRGMEGVKEASLDIDGLTVNVAVVYGTANVRKMIEKVKASDKQYHFIEVMTCPGGCIGGGGQPKDKEFKGEIIQEKRIESLYNRDSGMKIRASHENKQIKKLYEEFYGEPLSELAEQMLHTMYHDRSEELGESKNLESAEETVAEKTYVCSVCGYVHRGEEAPGECPVCHVGADKFLLQENEKTWAAEHEVGAAKGTPDDIIADLRANFEGECREAGMYFAMARNAHREGYPEIGRYYEKAAREEADHAAKFAELLGEVVSDSTETNLKMRVDAEYGAAEGKTELAACAKAEGLDAIHDTVHEMARDEARHGKAFEGYLDRYFSL from the coding sequence ATGAGCAGACATTTACCAGTAGATGTAAGAGTACCAATCGACTGTGACAATCCATCTATTATGAGACAGGAAGAAAAGTGCATTCAATGCGGCCAATGCAGGAATATTTGTAAAGATTACATATCTGTGCTGGGAACGTATTCACTTTCCCAGACCGGGGACCGGGCAGTCTGTATCAACTGTGGACAGTGTGCCAACGTCTGTCCAGTGGAGAGCATCACAGAGACCTATGAATACCAGGAGATCAAGGAGGCTGTCAAGGATCCGGAGAAGATCGTGGTCGTCAGTACATCGCCTTCTGTCCGGGCAGCTCTGGGCGAAGAATTCGGCATGGAGGATGGTGCTTTTGTCCAGGGGAAAATGGTAGCGCTTCTGCGCGCACTGGGGGCTGACTATGTGCTGGATACCAATTTCAGTGCAGACTTGACCATTATGGAAGAAGCAAGCGAACTGATTGAAAGGATTACAGAGGGAACAAAGCCGCTGCCTCAGTTCACCAGCTGCTGTCCTGCCTGGGTAAAGTTTGCCGAGATATATTATCCAGAGCTTATAGACCATATTTCTACGGCCAAAAGTCCCATCGGTATGCAGGGTCCTACAATCAAGACATATTTCGCCAAAATGATGGGGATCGATCCAGAGAAGATCGTAAATGTAGCACTGACCCCGTGTACTGCAAAGAAATTTGAGATCCGCAGGGAAGAGATGAAGGACGCAGGAGGATACCTTGGAAAACAGGACATGAGGGATATGGACCATGTGATCACTACAAGAGAGGCTGCCCTGTGGGCTAAAGAAGAAGCTATTGATTTTCTGAGCCTCGAAGATTCAGATTTTGATAAATTCATGGGAGAAGGCTCCGGTGCAGGCGTGATTTTCGGAAACTCAGGGGGAGTCATGGAAGCTGCACTGAGGACTGCATATAAGTTCATCACAAAGAAAAAATCACCGGAATTGCTCTATGATCTGAAGTCTGTCCGGGGAATGGAAGGTGTCAAGGAGGCAAGTCTTGATATTGACGGGCTCACTGTCAATGTGGCAGTCGTATACGGTACAGCCAATGTAAGAAAGATGATTGAGAAGGTAAAGGCATCGGATAAACAGTATCATTTTATTGAAGTGATGACCTGTCCGGGAGGCTGCATCGGCGGCGGAGGACAGCCGAAGGATAAAGAATTCAAAGGTGAAATCATACAGGAAAAAAGAATCGAAAGCTTATATAATAGAGACAGCGGCATGAAGATAAGGGCCAGCCATGAGAACAAACAGATCAAAAAATTGTATGAAGAATTTTACGGAGAGCCGCTCAGTGAACTGGCGGAGCAGATGCTTCATACGATGTATCACGATAGGAGTGAGGAACTTGGAGAATCAAAAAACCTGGAGTCTGCCGAAGAAACCGTGGCTGAAAAAACTTATGTGTGCAGTGTATGCGGATATGTGCACCGGGGAGAGGAAGCTCCTGGGGAATGTCCGGTCTGTCATGTGGGGGCTGATAAGTTTCTTTTGCAGGAGAATGAAAAGACATGGGCGGCAGAACATGAGGTCGGGGCTGCCAAAGGTACGCCTGACGATATCATAGCTGATCTGCGCGCAAACTTTGAAGGAGAATGTAGGGAAGCAGGGATGTATTTCGCTATGGCTAGAAATGCCCACAGGGAAGGTTATCCAGAGATCGGACGATATTACGAAAAGGCAGCCAGGGAAGAGGCAGATCATGCAGCTAAGTTTGCCGAGCTTTTAGGAGAAGTTGTTTCTGATTCTACAGAAACGAACTTGAAAATGCGTGTGGATGCAGAGTATGGAGCTGCGGAAGGAAAAACGGAGCTTGCCGCATGTGCCAAAGCAGAAGGGCTTGATGCCATTCATGATACAGTCCACGAAATGGCGAGGGATGAAGCCAGACATGGGAAAGCTTTTGAAGGATATTTAGATAGGTATTTTAGTTTATAA
- a CDS encoding bile acid:sodium symporter family protein, protein MKTLQKISRVLSSKTSVFVILVAIAAFFVPDIFSWVQGNNQSLVLGVIMFTMGLTLTTEDFKVLAKRPLDIFIGAAAQYLIMPFLAYGISTILRLPNEIAIGLILVGCCPGGVSSNIMSYLCHGDVPFSVGMTTASTLLSPIMTPMMVLFLAGARIEVNAASMFMSIVKSVLLPVLLGFILNTLFGKKKAFKEAQLVMPGISVIGLALIVGGVIALQGANFFKSGAVIFVAVLLHNGLGYALGYAVGKLTGMNTAKKRTISIEVGMQNAGLATNLATAHFAAAPQAAMASAVSCVWHSISGTILAGIYLQRDQKQEEKIEQKAAAEAES, encoded by the coding sequence ATGAAAACCTTACAAAAAATCAGCAGAGTGCTGTCCAGTAAAACATCTGTTTTTGTTATTTTAGTAGCTATTGCAGCATTTTTTGTCCCGGATATTTTCTCATGGGTTCAGGGAAATAATCAGAGTCTTGTTCTGGGAGTTATCATGTTTACGATGGGGTTGACACTGACAACAGAGGACTTCAAAGTATTGGCAAAACGCCCGTTGGACATTTTTATAGGAGCAGCAGCACAGTACCTGATCATGCCATTCCTGGCTTATGGAATCTCAACAATCCTGCGGTTACCAAATGAAATTGCCATTGGACTGATCCTTGTAGGATGTTGTCCGGGAGGGGTTTCATCCAACATTATGTCATATTTATGCCATGGGGATGTTCCGTTCTCCGTTGGTATGACCACGGCATCTACACTTTTATCACCGATTATGACACCTATGATGGTGCTCTTTTTAGCGGGGGCGAGAATAGAGGTCAATGCAGCTTCGATGTTCATGTCCATTGTAAAATCTGTGCTGCTTCCGGTCTTACTCGGGTTTATCCTGAATACCTTATTTGGAAAAAAGAAAGCATTTAAAGAAGCGCAGCTGGTGATGCCTGGGATTTCGGTGATCGGCCTTGCTCTTATTGTCGGAGGTGTTATCGCGCTTCAGGGAGCAAACTTCTTTAAATCTGGCGCTGTGATCTTTGTGGCAGTACTGCTTCACAACGGTCTAGGATATGCACTTGGTTATGCAGTCGGTAAATTGACTGGAATGAACACGGCAAAGAAACGTACAATCTCTATTGAGGTTGGCATGCAGAATGCAGGTCTTGCAACGAATCTTGCAACAGCTCACTTTGCGGCAGCACCTCAGGCGGCTATGGCTAGCGCTGTTTCCTGTGTATGGCATTCAATCTCAGGAACGATACTGGCCGGAATTTATCTTCAGAGAGATCAGAAACAAGAAGAGAAGATAGAACAAAAAGCTGCGGCAGAAGCAGAATCATAA
- a CDS encoding carbohydrate kinase family protein → MSRKLCGIGEALIDFIPEVKGQRLKDVPSFTRVAGGAPANVVGAVTKLGIPSKFLTKLGDDPFGDYIVEVLDQAGIDTSQIKRDKEAETALAFVSLASDGNRDFKFYRKNSADLRYSVYDIEQDVLDDCGMIHFCSVDLVKSPMKEAHKKLIDMANGKDVLVSFDPNLRFSLWDDLQELKETVNEFLPFADIIKISDEELEFITGHTDIKEAVSDLLNGRTKYVIYTKGKDGAEIYTKNGMTEAPGYTIEVRDTTGAGDSFIGAFLYQLLRDDVTDLEAVDFDTLRSYLDFANAYAAYTTTKEGALAAMATAEELEAFRNSL, encoded by the coding sequence ATGAGCAGAAAATTATGCGGAATCGGGGAAGCACTGATTGACTTTATACCCGAAGTCAAAGGACAGAGATTAAAGGATGTGCCGTCATTTACCAGAGTGGCTGGAGGGGCTCCTGCCAATGTCGTGGGAGCGGTGACCAAACTTGGGATTCCATCCAAGTTTTTGACCAAGCTGGGAGATGACCCGTTCGGCGATTACATTGTTGAGGTGCTTGATCAGGCAGGGATTGACACCAGCCAGATTAAAAGAGATAAAGAAGCGGAGACAGCACTGGCTTTTGTTTCTCTTGCATCAGACGGAAACAGGGATTTTAAGTTTTACCGTAAGAACAGCGCGGATCTGCGTTATAGTGTGTACGATATTGAACAGGATGTTCTGGATGACTGCGGAATGATCCATTTCTGCAGTGTTGACCTAGTAAAATCCCCAATGAAAGAGGCACATAAAAAATTGATTGATATGGCCAACGGAAAAGATGTGCTCGTCTCATTTGATCCGAACCTCCGGTTTTCCCTGTGGGATGACTTGCAGGAATTAAAGGAGACGGTCAATGAATTTCTGCCGTTTGCAGATATCATTAAGATTTCAGATGAAGAGCTAGAGTTCATCACAGGACATACGGACATAAAAGAAGCGGTCTCTGACCTGCTGAACGGAAGAACCAAGTATGTTATTTATACAAAAGGAAAAGACGGCGCAGAGATTTATACTAAAAATGGAATGACAGAAGCACCGGGATATACGATTGAAGTGAGAGATACTACCGGGGCTGGTGATTCTTTTATCGGAGCATTTTTATACCAGCTTCTGAGAGATGATGTCACGGACTTGGAAGCTGTGGATTTTGATACATTAAGGAGTTACTTGGATTTTGCAAATGCATATGCAGCCTACACGACCACGAAAGAGGGAGCATTGGCGGCTATGGCTACGGCAGAAGAACTGGAAGCGTTCAGAAACAGCCTATAA